One window from the genome of Methyloradius palustris encodes:
- the metE gene encoding 5-methyltetrahydropteroyltriglutamate--homocysteine S-methyltransferase codes for MAIAHILGYPRIGEKRELKFTLESFWKNESSELVLHQTGCELRKTNWQKQQDAGLEFISAGDFSYYDHVLDHSVLFSATPTRFGFKGKALTQQDYFALARGNADQPAQEMTKWFDTNYHYLVPEFGPETEFLINAHEFLSQIDEAIATGAKVKPNLLGPVSFLYLGKSRAADFDRLSLLPALCAEYAVLLNELTYRGIEWVQIDEPALGLDLDQQWLDAYKDAYARIRNNRPKLLLTTYFESVARYAPNITALPVDGIHIDLVRAPEQLGVWLAVLPSHWVLSAGVIDGRNIWRNDLENTLETLIPVEKKLADRLWIAPSCSLVHVPVTLTHEQNLDAEIKPWLAFSDEKLQELNVLQQALTHGKESVKESLAASSNAILSRRLSTRVHDKKVSERLSKINTISPERTSSFVQRSTLQKQRLNLPLLPTTTIGSFPQTTDIRASRSAFRRSEISASDYQAIIQKNIRNAIEQQLQLDIDVLVHGEAERNDMVEYFGEQLAGYTFSQNGWVQSYGSRCVKPPIIYGDVYRPAAMTVEEARYAQSLTTRPVKGMLTGPVTMLQWSFVRDDQPRDQTALQLALAIRDEVDDLQKAGIAIIQIDEPALREGLPLQAGKWADYLAWAVRAFKLSASVADDSTQIHTHMCYAEFNDILPSIANMDADVITIETSRSAMELLDGFGEFKYPNEIGPGVYDIHSPRVPSVEAMEKLMERALQVIPADRLWVNPDCGLKTRGWPETIEALKNMVQTAKNLRLKLV; via the coding sequence ATGGCAATTGCACACATATTGGGTTACCCGCGCATCGGCGAGAAACGCGAATTAAAATTTACGCTGGAGTCTTTCTGGAAAAACGAAAGCAGCGAACTGGTATTGCATCAAACAGGTTGCGAGTTGCGCAAAACCAACTGGCAGAAACAGCAAGATGCAGGGCTGGAATTTATCAGTGCTGGTGACTTTTCTTACTACGACCATGTGTTGGATCACAGCGTTTTATTTAGCGCTACCCCAACTCGTTTTGGATTTAAAGGTAAAGCTTTAACGCAACAAGATTACTTTGCGTTAGCCCGCGGCAATGCTGACCAGCCAGCGCAGGAAATGACCAAATGGTTTGATACCAATTACCATTACCTAGTACCAGAATTTGGGCCAGAAACCGAGTTTCTGATCAATGCTCATGAATTTCTCTCACAGATAGATGAAGCGATTGCCACAGGCGCAAAAGTCAAACCCAATTTGCTAGGGCCAGTCTCGTTTCTCTATCTTGGAAAAAGCCGTGCCGCAGATTTTGACCGACTTAGCCTGCTACCAGCTTTGTGTGCGGAGTATGCAGTGTTGCTCAACGAACTTACTTATCGCGGTATTGAATGGGTACAAATTGATGAGCCTGCACTGGGACTGGATCTAGACCAGCAATGGCTAGATGCGTACAAAGATGCCTATGCCCGCATTCGTAACAATCGCCCCAAGCTGTTGCTGACCACTTATTTTGAAAGTGTGGCGCGTTACGCCCCCAACATTACCGCGCTGCCTGTGGATGGCATTCATATCGACTTGGTACGCGCGCCAGAACAGCTCGGTGTTTGGCTGGCAGTCTTACCATCGCATTGGGTGCTTTCAGCGGGTGTTATAGACGGACGCAACATCTGGCGCAACGATCTGGAAAATACGCTGGAGACATTAATTCCCGTTGAAAAAAAGTTGGCTGATCGCCTGTGGATTGCTCCCTCATGTTCTCTCGTTCATGTGCCCGTCACGCTAACGCATGAGCAAAATCTGGATGCTGAGATTAAGCCATGGCTGGCGTTTTCTGATGAAAAACTGCAGGAGCTGAATGTATTGCAGCAGGCATTAACGCATGGAAAAGAAAGTGTTAAAGAGTCGCTTGCAGCATCAAGTAATGCAATTTTATCTAGACGACTTTCAACGCGGGTACATGATAAAAAAGTGAGCGAACGACTCAGCAAGATTAATACAATATCGCCTGAAAGAACCAGCAGTTTTGTGCAACGCAGCACTCTGCAAAAACAGCGTCTTAATTTGCCTTTGCTACCAACTACCACCATAGGCTCATTCCCGCAGACTACGGACATTCGTGCTTCACGCTCAGCATTCCGCCGCAGTGAAATCAGCGCATCCGATTACCAAGCCATCATCCAGAAAAACATCCGCAATGCCATCGAACAGCAATTGCAGTTGGATATTGATGTGCTGGTGCATGGCGAGGCCGAACGCAACGACATGGTGGAATATTTCGGTGAGCAGCTTGCAGGCTATACATTCAGCCAAAATGGCTGGGTACAAAGCTATGGCTCACGCTGCGTGAAACCGCCGATTATTTATGGTGATGTTTATCGTCCTGCTGCAATGACCGTTGAAGAAGCGCGCTATGCACAATCACTTACCACGCGGCCTGTGAAAGGCATGCTGACGGGGCCTGTGACCATGCTGCAATGGTCATTCGTACGCGATGACCAGCCGCGTGATCAAACCGCACTGCAACTGGCTTTGGCTATTCGGGACGAAGTGGATGATCTGCAAAAAGCAGGTATTGCAATTATTCAGATCGATGAGCCAGCACTGCGTGAAGGCTTGCCTTTGCAGGCGGGAAAGTGGGCAGATTATCTGGCTTGGGCGGTGCGCGCTTTCAAGTTGTCGGCCAGCGTGGCAGACGACAGCACGCAGATACATACCCACATGTGCTATGCCGAGTTCAACGACATTCTGCCCTCTATCGCCAACATGGATGCAGACGTGATTACCATTGAGACTTCGCGTTCAGCAATGGAACTACTTGATGGCTTTGGTGAGTTTAAATATCCGAATGAGATTGGGCCAGGCGTCTATGACATTCATTCGCCCAGAGTACCTTCGGTTGAAGCCATGGAGAAACTCATGGAGCGGGCTTTGCAGGTGATTCCAGCAGACAGGCTCTGGGTAAACCCCGACTGCGGCCTGAAAACGCGCGGCTGGCCAGAAACGATAGAGGCTCTAAAAAACATGGTGCAAACAGCCAAAAATCTGAGGTTGAAGCTCGTATAA